From Terriglobales bacterium:
GCCCGCGCGAAGCCAAGCAGCACTTTGATGTCTGGGGTTCTACTCCTACTGATTTGGAGCTTATGCGAAAAGTGAAGTGCGCGCTCGATCCAGGAGGCATACTGAACCCAGGTAGATTCCTGGCCGGATGAGCTCAACTACACACACTGCCCCGAGTGACCTTCACGGACACACTCTGCAAATCGACGAATCGAACTTTGCCGGGCCCGATCGTCCGACCTGGGACCTCTACGCAACCTGTGTCCACTGCGGACTCTGCCTGAACCATTGTCCAACGTACCGCGTGCTGGGCATGGAAATGGACTCACCGCGTGGGCGCATCTATCAGGTATTGCAAGTCGACTCAGGGCGGCTGCCGATCGGCGAATCTTTTGTCACACACATCGATCGATGTCTCGACTGCCGGGCCTGCGAGACCGCGTGTCCATCGGGTGTGCAATACGGACACATTGTCGAACGCGCCCGCGCGCAGATCGAGCAACATTATCGGCGTCCATGGTTTGGGCGGCAGCTGCGTAATCTCTTTTACCGCCGCGTGCTCGGCAACCAACGACGACTAGCCGCTCTCGCGCGTTTGCTGCGTCTTTATCAGCGATCGGGACTCCAGAAAGTTGCGCGCTCTTCAGGACTGCTGAGACTCATGGGAGCTGCACAGCTCGAGCAACTTCAGCCCAAGATCGATGACCGATTTTTCTTCGAACAGATTGGGAAGGTGTTTCCGGCTCAAGGAGAGTTCCGCGCACGAGTTGCCCTGCATGCCGGATGTATCGCAAATGTTGCCTTCTCGGAGCTGAATCAAGCGACGATTCGGGTGCTCAACCAAAACGGTGTCGAGGTGTGGGTGCCGCAGGGACAGAACTGCTGCGGAGCACTTCAGGCTCACGCCGGATACCGGGACGAAGCTCGTAAGCTTGCGCGGCAGAATATCGCCGCCATGCTCGACGAAGGGTTCGATGCTATTGTCACGAACGCCGCAGGCTGCGGATCTACGCTCAAAGAATACGGCGATCTGCTCAACGAAGATGCTGACCACGCTGCTGCCGCGAAGTTTGCCGGAAAGGTGAGAGACG
This genomic window contains:
- a CDS encoding (Fe-S)-binding protein, whose protein sequence is MSSTTHTAPSDLHGHTLQIDESNFAGPDRPTWDLYATCVHCGLCLNHCPTYRVLGMEMDSPRGRIYQVLQVDSGRLPIGESFVTHIDRCLDCRACETACPSGVQYGHIVERARAQIEQHYRRPWFGRQLRNLFYRRVLGNQRRLAALARLLRLYQRSGLQKVARSSGLLRLMGAAQLEQLQPKIDDRFFFEQIGKVFPAQGEFRARVALHAGCIANVAFSELNQATIRVLNQNGVEVWVPQGQNCCGALQAHAGYRDEARKLARQNIAAMLDEGFDAIVTNAAGCGSTLKEYGDLLNEDADHAAAAKFAGKVRDVSEFLQQLGLRKPVKQINIKATYQDPCHLAHGQKIRTAPRELLREVGLQLEEMPHPDQCCGSAGSYNITQNDLSMKILDEKMKDIACTSAELVVTANVGCMLQLRAGMERTGRKLRVEHVIQVLDSCY